A portion of the Halodesulfovibrio sp. MK-HDV genome contains these proteins:
- the icmH gene encoding type IVB secretion system protein IcmH/DotU: MSEVSVENPEQQKHYDSLLFDEVKNIDADQDYWFQLRGENINPLIDAATPLIGMALRVRRMSSCDDIGEIYKHTVGEVKAIEVELTEAGYEHAVILAYRYIFCSFLDETVMSTCWGAESVWAEHSLLTRFHNETWGGEKVFTILSRLENEPARYKDLLEFIYLCLNLGFEGRYRVMPHGREEYEKIINRLFLMLQRLEDKEPQDLTNATNHVVSTKYRLKKQMPIWVLFGGFVLAWGAIFVVYSVLLHAKSMNVIEQLTQVLK; the protein is encoded by the coding sequence ATGAGTGAAGTGTCTGTAGAAAATCCAGAACAGCAAAAGCATTACGATAGTTTGCTGTTCGATGAAGTGAAAAATATTGATGCAGATCAGGACTACTGGTTTCAGTTGCGCGGAGAAAATATCAACCCGCTGATTGATGCTGCAACACCACTTATCGGAATGGCATTACGAGTTCGCCGAATGTCCAGTTGTGATGATATCGGTGAAATTTATAAGCATACTGTCGGAGAAGTGAAAGCCATTGAGGTGGAGCTGACGGAAGCAGGGTACGAGCATGCAGTTATTTTGGCGTACCGCTACATTTTCTGCTCATTCCTTGATGAGACTGTGATGAGTACCTGCTGGGGCGCGGAAAGCGTTTGGGCAGAGCATTCACTGCTTACCCGATTCCATAATGAGACATGGGGCGGCGAAAAGGTCTTTACGATCTTGTCTCGTTTAGAAAACGAGCCTGCCCGCTACAAAGATTTACTCGAATTTATTTATTTATGTCTGAATCTTGGGTTTGAAGGACGATACAGGGTTATGCCTCATGGTCGCGAAGAATATGAAAAGATCATCAACAGATTATTTCTTATGCTTCAGCGCCTTGAGGACAAGGAACCTCAGGATCTCACCAATGCAACAAACCATGTTGTGAGCACAAAATATCGGTTGAAAAAGCAAATGCCTATCTGGGTTTTGTTCGGTGGTTTTGTGTTGGCGTGGGGTGCTATTTTCGTCGTTTATTCCGTTCTGCTTCATGCAAAGTCTATGAACGTAATAGAGCAGTTAACTCAGGTTTTGAAGTAA
- the tssH gene encoding type VI secretion system ATPase TssH produces the protein MIRVELNTLISKLNAQTKLALEQAASLAISRQNPEVTIEHFMTTLLDNPLSDLRILLLQFELEHEVIRQKIADSMSREVSNDTYPAFSPLLVELLQDAWMLCSTELNVTEIRSGAIFLAALMRPDRYLPYSLIAALDSINREALRKHFAQLTADSSETDVVSDGKKSVPIMDADATALGKYCVNFTELARNDELDPVLARDDEISLMIDILCRRRKNNPIIVGDAGVGKSAVVEGLALRIVAEKVPASLRGVELLCLDLGRLQAGAAVKGEFEKRLKNIIDEVKDSVTPIILFIDEAHTLIGAGNQEGGGDAANLLKPSLARGELRTVAATTWKEYKKYFEKDPALSRRFQLIKLDEPSVPQSIDIMRGLHGVYEKAHKVLINDEALRAAVELSARYVSGRQLPDKAIDVLDTACARIAINLSAPPRRLSEIETRSYQRQLEVDMLNRQALLGQPVDEEHLEGLIQAGQADLAEQQSLTAAWEKQRALIEKVIEVRQAILETDSVERSSQAMRKPHFDLVSNSDITSGSDAPSDEAVGDTAISENSTILPEELEMLLPDDEAPSSTMLELRAELDELYVELETLSHKDRMVHQEVDAQQIAEVIADWTGVPVDQMNTDELSRITNLPDMLGEVIKGQDVAIERIHRHMLTARADLRRPGRPKGAFLLVGPSGVGKTETVLQIAEQLYGGKQFLTTINMSEYQEKHTVSRLIGSPPGYVGYGEGGVLTEAIRKMPYSVVLLDEVEKAHPEVLNLFYQAFDKGELADGEGRFIDCQNIIFFLTSNLGFQTIVDYAESPNLLEEKLYPELAGFFKPALLARMETVPYLPLGKEVLEQIIRGKLARLENVLTTRYKAEVFIDDALISEIMRLATRSENGARILEAIIEGQVLPPLSLELLNKLAAREEVQTVRLTVKDGVFVGEVE, from the coding sequence GTGATACGAGTTGAGTTAAATACACTAATTAGCAAGTTAAATGCTCAGACAAAGTTGGCTCTTGAGCAGGCTGCTTCTCTTGCCATCAGTCGTCAGAATCCAGAAGTGACTATTGAGCATTTTATGACAACCTTGCTCGATAATCCTCTTTCAGATTTACGTATTCTTCTTTTGCAGTTTGAACTGGAGCATGAAGTAATTCGGCAGAAAATTGCGGACAGCATGAGCAGAGAAGTGAGCAACGATACATATCCTGCTTTTTCTCCGTTACTTGTTGAGCTGCTGCAGGATGCTTGGATGCTTTGTTCAACGGAATTGAATGTTACTGAAATTCGTTCCGGAGCAATCTTTCTGGCTGCTCTCATGCGTCCTGACCGCTACCTTCCATACAGCCTTATCGCTGCTCTTGATTCGATTAACCGCGAAGCGTTGCGCAAACATTTTGCTCAGCTGACTGCAGATTCATCAGAAACTGATGTTGTTTCAGACGGTAAGAAATCTGTGCCGATCATGGATGCAGATGCAACAGCTCTTGGTAAGTATTGCGTTAACTTTACAGAACTTGCTCGTAATGACGAACTTGACCCTGTGCTTGCTCGTGATGATGAAATTAGCCTGATGATCGACATTCTGTGTCGCCGTCGTAAAAACAACCCGATTATCGTTGGTGATGCCGGTGTTGGTAAAAGTGCGGTTGTAGAAGGCTTAGCATTACGGATTGTAGCTGAAAAAGTGCCGGCATCTTTGCGCGGCGTAGAGCTTCTTTGTCTTGATTTAGGCAGATTGCAAGCTGGAGCCGCTGTTAAGGGTGAGTTTGAAAAACGTCTTAAGAATATTATCGATGAAGTAAAAGACTCCGTTACTCCGATCATTCTGTTCATCGATGAAGCCCACACTCTTATTGGCGCAGGTAATCAGGAAGGCGGCGGTGATGCTGCTAACTTGCTTAAACCGTCACTGGCTCGTGGTGAGCTGCGTACTGTAGCTGCGACCACATGGAAAGAGTACAAAAAATATTTCGAAAAAGATCCGGCGTTATCCCGTCGTTTCCAGCTGATTAAGCTTGATGAGCCATCTGTCCCGCAGAGCATCGACATCATGCGCGGTCTGCATGGCGTATACGAAAAGGCACATAAAGTGCTTATTAATGATGAGGCACTTCGTGCCGCTGTTGAACTGTCCGCTCGGTACGTTTCCGGCAGACAGCTTCCTGATAAAGCAATTGATGTGCTTGATACGGCGTGTGCTCGTATCGCCATTAATTTGAGTGCGCCTCCTCGTCGTTTATCTGAAATTGAAACTCGTAGTTATCAGCGTCAGTTGGAAGTTGATATGTTGAACAGGCAGGCATTGCTTGGACAGCCGGTTGATGAAGAACATTTAGAAGGCTTGATTCAAGCAGGTCAAGCCGACCTCGCGGAGCAGCAATCCCTAACAGCAGCATGGGAAAAACAGCGCGCTTTGATTGAAAAAGTCATTGAGGTGCGTCAGGCAATTCTTGAGACAGATAGTGTTGAACGAAGCTCACAGGCAATGCGGAAGCCCCATTTTGACCTTGTGAGTAACTCCGACATTACAAGTGGGTCTGATGCACCAAGTGACGAAGCTGTGGGTGACACAGCGATCTCTGAGAATAGTACAATTTTACCGGAAGAGCTGGAAATGCTCCTGCCGGATGATGAAGCTCCTTCTTCTACAATGCTGGAGCTGCGTGCAGAATTAGATGAGTTGTATGTTGAACTCGAAACACTCTCACATAAAGATCGTATGGTGCATCAGGAAGTAGATGCTCAGCAGATTGCAGAAGTTATTGCAGACTGGACAGGCGTACCAGTTGATCAGATGAATACAGATGAGCTTTCCCGTATCACGAACTTGCCGGACATGCTTGGTGAGGTGATTAAAGGGCAGGATGTAGCCATTGAGCGTATTCATCGCCATATGTTGACTGCACGTGCTGATTTACGTCGCCCTGGTCGTCCCAAAGGTGCATTCCTTCTGGTTGGCCCGAGTGGTGTAGGTAAGACTGAAACCGTGTTGCAGATTGCAGAACAGCTCTATGGTGGCAAGCAATTTCTTACCACCATCAACATGTCTGAGTATCAGGAAAAACATACCGTTTCTCGTCTTATCGGTTCGCCTCCGGGCTACGTAGGATACGGCGAAGGTGGTGTACTTACAGAAGCAATTCGCAAGATGCCGTATTCTGTAGTCTTGCTGGATGAAGTTGAAAAAGCGCATCCGGAAGTACTGAACTTGTTCTACCAAGCGTTTGACAAAGGTGAGCTTGCAGACGGTGAAGGTCGCTTCATTGATTGTCAGAACATCATCTTCTTCCTCACGTCGAACTTAGGGTTCCAGACTATTGTTGATTATGCAGAATCACCTAATCTGCTTGAAGAAAAATTATATCCTGAGCTGGCAGGGTTCTTTAAACCTGCATTGCTTGCTCGAATGGAAACTGTGCCATACCTGCCGCTTGGTAAAGAGGTGCTTGAACAGATTATTCGTGGCAAATTAGCCCGTCTCGAAAATGTTCTTACCACTCGTTACAAAGCAGAAGTGTTTATTGACGATGCGTTGATCAGTGAAATTATGCGACTGGCAACCCGTTCTGAAAATGGTGCCCGAATTTTAGAGGCAATCATCGAAGGACAGGTTCTTCCCCCATTATCACTCGAATTGCTGAACAAGCTTGCTGCCAGAGAAGAAGTACAAACGGTACGTCTGACAGTTAAAGACGGCGTGTTTGTTGGTGAAGTGGAGTAG
- a CDS encoding sigma-54-dependent Fis family transcriptional regulator: protein MNQWLARAVNLAAIRDTDELVEKYAAELREELGLHAVCVLLPSADGRRLVTQYEGNELSWAVDDFENPFAHVLQNPEPKLLDEKDRLYWLSDAAFCTLIKDIGHGESVLIQPLLPDTPSVHLLVVLMGKTIELSNLMQSETWLEFSKFFALQWQVASGIERQLDKESVLTESIARIRQEERAREMSVRVRTQLIGNSDVMQQVREQVITAAQSGLTVLIQGETGTGKELAAQAVHNMSSRSNKPFVAINCAAIPENLLESELFGYERGAFSGADKAKKGLLAEADGGTLFLDEIGDMSVMLQAKLLRMLETRKFRPVGAKDEIHSDFRLVAATHVHLREQVERNQFRSDLYYRLNQYPLDLPSLAERKEDLSELTLHFIDAYNKSRGTEVTGIRYAALKFLREYDFPGNVRELRNLIEFSCAQTNSGEEIDIMSFGKRTFHKKTRGGKNSSSKTEKEHPFSQIKNLRQALLNYEAAIIKSRLELYDGNKTKTAVSLNLPKRTLAHKCRKLEIQ from the coding sequence ATGAATCAGTGGTTAGCAAGAGCCGTGAATCTGGCTGCTATTCGCGACACTGACGAACTCGTTGAAAAATATGCAGCAGAGCTACGCGAAGAGCTGGGCTTACATGCTGTTTGTGTGTTGCTTCCCAGTGCAGACGGGCGAAGGCTTGTTACGCAATACGAGGGAAATGAACTATCATGGGCGGTTGATGATTTTGAAAATCCATTTGCTCATGTTCTTCAGAACCCCGAACCAAAATTGCTTGATGAGAAAGATCGTCTGTACTGGTTGAGTGACGCGGCATTCTGCACGCTTATTAAAGACATAGGACACGGGGAAAGTGTCCTTATTCAGCCGCTGTTACCGGATACCCCGTCAGTGCACCTTCTTGTTGTGCTGATGGGAAAAACGATAGAACTGAGCAACCTGATGCAGTCGGAAACTTGGTTGGAATTCAGCAAGTTTTTTGCTTTGCAATGGCAGGTGGCTTCGGGAATAGAGCGACAGTTGGATAAAGAGTCAGTTCTCACCGAGTCAATAGCTCGTATCCGTCAGGAAGAGCGTGCCCGCGAAATGTCAGTACGAGTCCGTACTCAATTAATCGGGAATAGCGATGTTATGCAGCAAGTGCGAGAGCAGGTAATCACCGCAGCCCAATCCGGACTCACAGTGTTGATTCAAGGAGAGACGGGAACAGGTAAAGAACTTGCTGCGCAGGCAGTTCATAATATGTCTTCCCGTAGCAACAAGCCTTTTGTCGCTATCAACTGCGCAGCCATTCCTGAAAATCTTCTGGAAAGTGAACTGTTCGGGTACGAACGGGGTGCTTTTTCCGGTGCTGACAAAGCCAAAAAAGGGCTTTTAGCAGAAGCGGATGGCGGCACATTGTTTCTTGATGAGATTGGTGACATGTCCGTGATGCTGCAAGCTAAGCTGCTACGGATGCTGGAGACTCGAAAGTTCCGCCCTGTTGGTGCTAAAGATGAAATTCATTCAGATTTTCGTCTGGTAGCGGCAACACATGTTCATCTACGCGAACAAGTGGAAAGGAACCAGTTCCGATCTGACCTGTATTACAGACTTAATCAATATCCATTAGACCTTCCTTCTTTGGCTGAACGAAAAGAAGATCTTTCCGAACTCACGTTGCATTTCATTGATGCTTACAACAAAAGCCGCGGCACAGAAGTCACTGGCATACGGTACGCTGCGTTGAAATTTTTACGTGAGTACGATTTTCCCGGAAACGTACGAGAGTTGCGCAACTTAATTGAATTTTCATGTGCGCAGACAAACTCCGGTGAAGAGATAGATATTATGAGTTTCGGGAAACGTACGTTTCATAAGAAAACACGGGGTGGGAAAAATTCTTCTTCTAAGACTGAGAAAGAACATCCGTTTTCGCAAATAAAAAATCTACGACAAGCGTTGCTCAACTATGAAGCAGCGATAATTAAGTCACGATTAGAACTGTACGACGGTAACAAGACCAAGACAGCGGTAAGCTTGAATTTACCAAAGCGGACGCTGGCGCACAAATGCCGGAAGTTGGAGATTCAGTAA
- the vasI gene encoding type VI secretion system-associated protein VasI, which produces MKTKSIWTWGLVGGAFVLMLVLAVNQKKTPVDDTVIASVENQEKITTALLCVPIKARLARLACFDNVFPATIDELLEKEEVVMNEKPQEWLRAEASEALRKKEEGFRSNKKETEDAEPSIWFTARAQKREGKKGKQPILQLGCIDKISRAEILLDEPIKDGRMFITVMGEEPFTQQWTSDESGLVLRPGRGIPAIRAMKAMLESKPIIIRSDVTEVDELAFDSRGLSEAIVPMRNICGW; this is translated from the coding sequence ATGAAAACGAAATCAATTTGGACTTGGGGGCTTGTAGGCGGGGCGTTTGTGCTCATGCTGGTGCTCGCAGTTAATCAGAAAAAGACTCCTGTTGATGATACGGTAATTGCTTCCGTCGAGAATCAGGAGAAAATCACAACAGCGTTGCTTTGTGTCCCGATTAAGGCCCGTCTTGCCCGCCTTGCATGTTTTGACAACGTATTTCCTGCAACGATCGATGAGCTGTTGGAAAAAGAAGAAGTTGTAATGAACGAGAAGCCGCAAGAATGGTTGCGTGCGGAGGCCAGTGAAGCACTGAGAAAGAAAGAAGAAGGGTTTCGCTCTAACAAAAAAGAAACAGAAGATGCCGAACCCAGTATATGGTTCACGGCCCGAGCTCAGAAAAGAGAAGGAAAGAAAGGCAAGCAGCCGATTTTGCAGCTTGGTTGTATTGACAAAATTAGCCGCGCTGAAATTCTCCTCGACGAGCCGATAAAAGATGGGCGCATGTTCATTACCGTTATGGGTGAAGAACCTTTCACGCAGCAATGGACAAGTGACGAATCCGGTTTGGTATTGCGTCCTGGACGCGGAATTCCTGCCATTCGTGCTATGAAAGCTATGCTGGAATCAAAACCGATAATTATTCGCTCTGACGTTACAGAGGTAGACGAACTTGCATTCGATAGCCGTGGTTTGAGCGAAGCAATTGTGCCTATGCGTAATATTTGCGGTTGGTAA
- the tssA gene encoding type VI secretion system protein TssA, giving the protein MDIKKYREQITKAIEGESPVGDRLLDDTLLDFVENQMMKIGSLSHADVQWEEAEKGALTLLENKTKDVKILTYLLQCLQHQTTPERFTLSVYVLADFMDAYWDTCHPAPGPRGALPRRKFYGQIIQRTVKAAESLDGNSFDFDQKEELEKAIVVLTQAVKKFELPEDGVEGVEAAVRRKLSGVSRQDSESNATEGQSTAIVEPAFGGPTKVEIDRSSDKAVRQTFFKVADLLSDLDGGQALSLRLRRFAIWFSIGAAPDADSSGETQLMPVSVDRVTEYEDQLQRGADLALWRNVEKSLTVAPFWLDGHYLSFRVASKLGKEDWAEAIQSEARAFVSRLPSLLHLSFKGGSPFAGVDAAHWLTATSEKSSGGESSGGWEAMRSNALELAKEGGVSVALAQLNEGLATAREPRDKFYWRMLSADVMHSHQLSAIARQEYETLLDQVSKVSVSDWEPSLIQRLKTGADAV; this is encoded by the coding sequence ATGGATATCAAAAAGTACCGTGAACAAATAACAAAGGCGATAGAGGGTGAAAGCCCTGTTGGAGACCGGCTGCTCGATGATACCCTTTTAGACTTTGTTGAAAACCAGATGATGAAGATTGGGTCTCTTTCTCATGCAGATGTGCAATGGGAAGAGGCTGAAAAGGGTGCTCTGACATTACTGGAGAATAAGACCAAGGACGTTAAAATCCTCACGTATCTCCTGCAATGTCTGCAACATCAGACCACACCGGAAAGATTTACACTTTCTGTGTATGTGCTGGCAGATTTTATGGATGCGTATTGGGATACATGCCATCCAGCTCCGGGGCCGCGCGGTGCGTTGCCTCGAAGAAAGTTCTACGGGCAGATTATACAGCGGACAGTGAAAGCTGCTGAAAGTCTGGATGGCAACAGTTTTGATTTCGATCAGAAAGAAGAGCTGGAAAAAGCCATCGTTGTTCTTACACAAGCTGTAAAAAAGTTTGAGCTTCCCGAAGATGGAGTAGAGGGTGTTGAGGCTGCGGTGCGGCGAAAGCTGTCCGGTGTTAGCCGACAGGACTCCGAATCCAATGCTACAGAAGGACAGTCGACTGCCATTGTAGAGCCTGCGTTTGGCGGCCCTACGAAAGTGGAAATCGATAGAAGCAGCGATAAAGCTGTTAGGCAGACCTTTTTCAAGGTTGCAGATCTTCTTTCTGATTTGGACGGCGGGCAGGCGTTAAGTTTGCGGTTACGACGGTTTGCAATTTGGTTCTCCATAGGTGCAGCACCGGATGCAGACAGTAGTGGCGAAACGCAACTTATGCCGGTTTCTGTTGACCGTGTGACAGAATATGAAGATCAGTTACAGCGTGGTGCTGATCTTGCGCTTTGGCGTAATGTTGAGAAGAGCCTTACCGTTGCCCCCTTTTGGTTAGATGGTCATTATTTGAGTTTTCGAGTTGCTAGTAAGCTGGGTAAAGAAGACTGGGCTGAAGCGATTCAGTCAGAGGCGCGAGCCTTTGTTTCCAGACTTCCATCACTCCTGCATCTTTCTTTTAAGGGCGGCAGTCCTTTTGCAGGAGTAGACGCGGCTCACTGGTTAACAGCTACCTCTGAAAAAAGCAGTGGTGGAGAATCTTCCGGCGGTTGGGAAGCAATGCGTAGTAATGCATTGGAACTGGCTAAGGAAGGCGGTGTATCTGTTGCATTGGCTCAATTGAATGAAGGGTTGGCGACTGCACGCGAGCCACGGGATAAATTTTATTGGCGCATGTTATCTGCTGATGTGATGCACTCACATCAACTCTCTGCCATTGCCCGTCAGGAATACGAAACATTGCTGGATCAAGTTAGCAAGGTTTCTGTCTCTGACTGGGAACCATCACTTATTCAGCGTTTAAAAACAGGTGCTGACGCAGTATAA
- the tssM gene encoding type VI secretion system membrane subunit TssM, whose amino-acid sequence MLGKIFKFLKKAVPGIKSAIPVLLVLIVILLVIAIWWAGPWLQYNEENPLQSVFARSVTTIIFVLSCLAVWGLVQWRTLAGYKDEQERELELQEDPIQRYEERQEEELDMVMKGLKDSLNKRNYMYALPWYLVMGLENAGKTSLINRSGHNFVFSSVMRASGKKTENPYSFDWWIGDDSVLIDPDGELLTQNATSEGENGEMERRLWMNFLQWLEKTRSRRPLNGVVLTLDVAHLISATNSERRAYASLLRARIRELMETLSIRLPVYICLTKLDLLYGFEPFFRHYTRVQREEVLGFTFTMNSVEDLDSWLQEFDTDYQGFITRINDMLPGALLKCYESEDSIAIYSFCRQMAGLHDVLKRFLEETLGSDQFSTSALVRGVYFSSVYQQGVPTNAYVDAASRRYGLEHTIHSAQQAKNSTTFFTQNLFGRIIYPEAGIASDNFRVAKKKRQVMLLSTVMCIIVSVLLVGSWQRYYMKNVEHADAVLEKVKDYNEKFSHEILIDSGQNILGPLNAIREATLKFGFFRDKSHYISDMGLYQGHTIGPEVEQTYLSLLESRYLPALMKRSAEDLAAADTDEGKLASLRVFRMLTDKSGRYKGFVENYFARKWQKSYPGNKETQEKLMEHLQYAMKHTDLQKKRDAGNKAAEVVLKPYDTLVADVQSALNKMPVEQRVYRNLKQNASAVLGAPLNLATSIGPIYDVVFSTRGSDNSALQIPRLLTRKGYETYFIPKSDSVSELALVDSWVLGQTATINFSEEDKRALREKIRDQYVSDYVNTWRTAMNNIDTKIFRDINSAALVLENITGNSNPFARLLNVLTENTNLFPPLPDDDRAREEMMTSPRYKVAAMIDKQFAGVNSLIVKDDSKPAYIDEVLEAVTQLQSYLKSIADAPDIGKAALEATKSRVNLNSVDPIYVLQRIASGLPQPFDTMITKMADESWFVVKQEAIKHLEVRWSNDVYKEYVQKFANRYPFNPTAPKDVALIDFESFFGPSGTLSKFYENNLKLFLDENIISKDTEGGSSLIRSDVLDQLATAQRIQRAFFNNKGVLDVEFTLEPVELSPTKRRSIINVDGQFVEYSHGPRKSVELIWPNTLRAASASKLTLIPAEVNKSPRSINIQGPWAFFRLLDKGEIVGTSVTSVDYRFTIDGGAVRYRLYSEADSNPFTSALFRSFRLSPTLY is encoded by the coding sequence ATGTTAGGTAAGATTTTTAAATTTTTGAAAAAAGCTGTCCCGGGGATAAAGTCTGCGATTCCAGTATTGCTTGTGTTGATTGTAATACTGCTCGTTATTGCAATATGGTGGGCTGGTCCGTGGCTTCAATATAATGAAGAGAATCCTCTACAGTCTGTTTTTGCACGGTCGGTAACAACAATCATATTTGTACTGTCCTGCTTAGCTGTCTGGGGTCTCGTTCAGTGGCGTACGCTTGCCGGTTACAAAGATGAGCAAGAACGTGAACTGGAGCTTCAGGAAGATCCAATTCAGCGATACGAAGAACGGCAGGAAGAAGAGCTGGATATGGTTATGAAAGGGCTTAAAGATAGCCTTAATAAACGTAACTATATGTATGCGCTGCCGTGGTATCTTGTTATGGGGCTTGAAAATGCCGGCAAAACGAGCCTTATCAACCGCTCTGGACATAACTTTGTATTTTCATCAGTCATGCGAGCCTCTGGCAAAAAGACTGAAAATCCATATTCCTTTGATTGGTGGATCGGTGATGATTCTGTTCTGATTGATCCTGATGGCGAACTGCTTACACAGAACGCGACCAGTGAAGGGGAAAACGGAGAGATGGAACGTCGTCTCTGGATGAACTTTCTTCAGTGGCTTGAAAAGACACGTAGTCGTCGTCCTCTTAACGGCGTAGTGCTGACACTTGATGTGGCACACCTTATTTCTGCAACAAACTCTGAACGACGGGCGTATGCGAGCTTGCTCCGTGCAAGAATTCGCGAACTTATGGAGACCTTATCCATCCGTCTTCCAGTCTACATTTGTTTGACTAAGCTTGATCTTTTGTACGGCTTTGAACCTTTCTTCCGCCACTATACTCGAGTGCAGCGTGAAGAGGTATTGGGCTTTACCTTTACTATGAATTCAGTGGAAGACCTTGATAGCTGGTTGCAAGAATTTGATACTGACTATCAGGGATTCATTACACGAATTAACGATATGCTTCCGGGAGCGCTTCTCAAGTGCTACGAATCAGAAGATAGTATTGCAATCTATAGCTTCTGCCGTCAGATGGCAGGACTGCACGACGTGTTGAAACGGTTCCTTGAAGAAACTCTTGGAAGCGATCAGTTCTCAACGTCAGCGTTGGTACGTGGTGTGTACTTTTCCTCAGTATACCAGCAAGGGGTTCCAACAAACGCGTATGTTGATGCAGCATCACGAAGATACGGTTTAGAGCATACAATCCATAGCGCTCAGCAAGCCAAGAACTCGACGACCTTTTTCACACAAAACTTGTTCGGACGTATTATCTATCCTGAAGCAGGGATTGCGTCGGATAACTTTAGAGTAGCTAAAAAGAAACGTCAGGTGATGCTTCTTTCTACCGTAATGTGCATTATTGTATCTGTTTTACTTGTTGGCAGTTGGCAGCGTTACTACATGAAAAACGTTGAACATGCTGATGCTGTGCTTGAGAAGGTAAAAGATTACAACGAGAAGTTCTCTCATGAAATTTTAATCGACAGTGGTCAAAATATCCTTGGGCCTCTGAACGCAATCCGTGAAGCAACGTTGAAATTTGGTTTCTTCCGAGACAAGTCTCATTACATATCTGATATGGGATTGTATCAGGGACATACCATCGGACCAGAAGTTGAACAGACTTATCTGAGCCTTTTGGAAAGCCGTTACCTTCCGGCACTTATGAAGCGTTCTGCCGAAGACTTGGCAGCAGCCGATACAGATGAAGGTAAGCTGGCATCCCTGCGCGTCTTCCGTATGCTTACGGATAAGAGTGGACGTTATAAAGGCTTTGTAGAGAACTACTTTGCCCGTAAGTGGCAGAAGAGCTATCCGGGTAATAAAGAGACTCAGGAAAAGCTGATGGAGCACCTTCAGTATGCGATGAAGCATACTGATCTGCAAAAGAAGCGTGATGCAGGTAATAAAGCAGCTGAGGTAGTGTTAAAACCATACGACACGCTAGTAGCAGATGTTCAGAGTGCATTAAATAAAATGCCTGTTGAGCAACGCGTTTACCGAAATCTTAAGCAAAATGCTTCAGCAGTACTTGGTGCACCGCTTAACCTTGCGACCTCAATTGGCCCAATTTACGATGTAGTATTCTCGACTCGCGGAAGTGATAATTCAGCATTGCAAATTCCTCGTTTACTCACTCGAAAAGGATATGAAACATACTTTATTCCTAAGTCCGATTCCGTTTCCGAGTTAGCACTTGTGGATAGTTGGGTACTCGGGCAGACCGCGACAATTAACTTCAGTGAAGAAGACAAACGTGCGCTGCGAGAAAAAATTAGAGATCAATACGTTTCTGACTACGTAAACACATGGCGTACTGCCATGAACAATATTGATACTAAGATTTTCCGAGACATTAACAGTGCAGCGTTGGTACTTGAAAATATTACAGGTAACTCTAATCCGTTTGCTCGTCTGCTGAATGTGTTGACGGAAAATACAAACTTGTTCCCGCCATTACCTGATGATGATCGGGCCCGTGAAGAGATGATGACATCTCCGCGATACAAAGTTGCAGCAATGATCGACAAACAGTTCGCAGGTGTGAACAGTTTGATCGTGAAAGACGACAGCAAACCTGCGTACATTGATGAAGTACTCGAAGCTGTGACTCAGCTTCAGTCTTACCTTAAATCAATTGCAGATGCGCCGGATATCGGTAAAGCCGCACTTGAGGCAACTAAGTCTCGTGTGAACTTGAATAGTGTTGACCCGATTTATGTGTTGCAGCGTATCGCAAGCGGTCTTCCACAGCCATTCGATACTATGATTACAAAAATGGCTGACGAAAGTTGGTTTGTGGTGAAACAGGAAGCAATTAAGCATTTGGAAGTACGCTGGTCTAACGACGTATACAAAGAGTACGTACAGAAGTTTGCAAATCGCTATCCGTTCAACCCTACAGCACCGAAAGACGTAGCCTTAATTGACTTTGAAAGTTTCTTTGGCCCTTCAGGTACCTTGAGTAAATTCTATGAAAACAACCTGAAACTGTTCCTTGATGAAAATATTATCTCTAAGGATACAGAAGGTGGTTCTTCCCTTATCAGGTCTGATGTGCTGGATCAGCTTGCAACTGCTCAGCGAATTCAACGTGCATTCTTTAACAACAAAGGTGTACTTGATGTTGAATTTACGCTTGAACCAGTCGAACTCAGTCCTACAAAACGCCGAAGCATCATCAACGTTGATGGACAGTTTGTAGAATACAGTCATGGTCCTCGTAAGTCAGTTGAGCTTATCTGGCCGAACACACTGCGCGCAGCATCAGCAAGTAAACTAACGCTGATTCCTGCAGAGGTTAACAAGTCTCCACGCAGTATTAATATTCAGGGACCATGGGCGTTCTTCCGTCTTCTCGACAAGGGTGAGATTGTGGGTACAAGTGTTACCAGTGTTGACTACAGATTCACCATTGATGGTGGAGCAGTTCGATACCGTCTGTACTCAGAAGCGGATAGCAACCCGTTCACATCGGCGTTGTTCAGATCATTCCGTCTTTCACCGACACTTTACTAA